From Coffea arabica cultivar ET-39 chromosome 2e, Coffea Arabica ET-39 HiFi, whole genome shotgun sequence, the proteins below share one genomic window:
- the LOC113728851 gene encoding uncharacterized protein isoform X2, whose protein sequence is MYQSRRNAVPVLLVLMVTMAGFLVLETRGSPCVSTFFSALVQLIPCRAAVAPFSPYQPNEACCVALKALGQPCLCVLINGPPISGVDRSLAMQLPEKCAANFEACEISK, encoded by the exons atgtATCAATCTCGAAGAAATGCAGTCCCAGTTCTGCTGGTGCTAATGGTCACCATGGCAGGTTTCCTGGTGCTGGAAACCAGGGGGAGTCCTTGTGTAAGCACTTTCTTCTCTGCCCTTGTTCAGCTGATTCCATGTAGGGCAGCAGTTGCTCCATTCAGTCCCTACCAACCAAACGAGGCTTGCTGTGTTGCCCTCAAAGCTCTAGGACAGCCCTGTTTATGTGTACTTATCAATGGTCCTCCGATTTCAGGAGTCGATCGCAGCCTGGCCATGCAGCTTCCTGAAAAATGCGCTGCCAACTTTGAAGCAT GTGAGATTTCAAAGTGA
- the LOC113732214 gene encoding G-type lectin S-receptor-like serine/threonine-protein kinase SD2-5: MVVEQILLSYTIFLAILLPFSSSISPSVQFVNYNSTAYLPASWTNMHYDPMMTPILLRESDGPSYVCGFYCNSGGSDGGCLFGVLIAQGRLNTGGYLRSSELVWSANRNNLVQGEATLQLKEDGDLVLANIDGTLIWSSNTRGKSVSGLNLTEMGNLVLFGPNNESIWQSFDHPTDSLLLGQKLAPGQKLTASVSASNWSEGRLSLAVGSDGLSAYIESDPPQRYYESGINSYPYYEFRKGSFNDFTIPPASVAQFMKFGPDGHLKVYQWGTVGEFVEVIDLLNPYVGDCGYPMVCGKYGVCSKGQCGCIETTNGQESYFSQITFRQPDLGCSLITPISCDHSQDHTLLELNNTSYFASDSSSYSITTVMEECKSKCLSSCSCKAALFYNDRYQWGRGNCFLLNEVFSIINNENYIGSPYNTTLLIKVQNANTSRRKTIILAATSGAFFGMVCLIGSCLVLLRRILKEADEIEGDFLNQVPGMPIRYSYENLKAMTEDFKKRLGEGGFGSVYEGALYNGTRIAVKCLDGLAQLKDSFLAEVQIIGSIHHVNLIKLTGFCFENSHCLLVYEHMANGSLDRWIFGEMRSYSLAWRTRRKIISDIAKGLAYLHEDCSQRIIHFDIKPQNILLDENFNAKVADFGLSKLIDKDQSRVVTRMRGTPGYLAPEWLSSTVTEKVDVYSFGIVMLEILCGRKNFDSSKIEEDRHLLSIFKRKAEEERLEDMVDRKSGDMLIHVEEAVEMMRIAARCLQGNFNNRPSMSLVVKALEGLVVVAETNLDCDFTNSSTVRTEAAGDQGQVVVYVGSPILPSTLSGPR, encoded by the coding sequence ATGGTTGTAGAACAGATATTACTGAGTTATACCATTTTTCTTGCTATTCTGCTTCCATTTTCCTCATCAATATCTCCGAGTGTCCAATTCGTAAATTATAATTCAACTGCCTATCTTCCCGCTTCGTGGACCAATATGCACTATGATCCCATGATGACACCCATCCTCCTGAGAGAAAGCGATGGACCAAGTTATGTGTGCGGCTTTTACTGTAACTCAGGAGGTAGTGATGGTGGATGCCTCTTTGGAGTCCTCATTGCCCAAGGTCGGCTCAATACTGGCGGATATCTGCGGTCCTCAGAATTAGTTTGGTCTGCTAACAGGAATAATCTTGTTCAGGGTGAGGCAACGTTGCAACTAAAGGAAGATGGAGATCTGGTCTTAGCAAACATTGACGGCACCTTAATATGGTCCAGCAATACGCGAGGAAAGTCTGTTTCAGGCTTAAACTTGACAGAAATGGGAAACCTGGTGCTATTTGGCCCAAACAATGAATCCATTTGGCAGTCTTTTGATCATCCCACCGACTCATTACTTCTGGGACAAAAATTGGCTCCCGGGCAGAAGCTGACAGCTAGTGTTTCCGCATCCAATTGGAGTGAAGGTCGGCTTTCTCTTGCTGTTGGCTCCGATGGCTTGTCAGCTTATATAGAGTCTGATCCACCTCAAAGATACTATGAATCTGGCATCAATAGTTATCCTTATTATGAGTTCAGGAAAGGAAGCTTCAATGACTTTACAATTCCTCCAGCATCAGTAGCTCAATTCATGAAGTTTGGGCCCGATGGGCATTTAAAAGTATACCAGTGGGGAACAGTGGGTGAATTTGTAGAGGTTATTGATCTTTTGAACCCATATGTTGGTGACTGTGGATACCCTATGGTGTGCGGCAAATATGGGGTCTGTTCAAAAGGGCAATGCGGCTGTATTGAAACAACCAATGGCCAGGAGAGCTATTTCAGCCAAATAACGTTCAGACAACCCGATCTTGGATGTTCACTAATCACTCCAATTTCTTGTGATCACTCCCAAGATCATACTCTTCTAGAGCTAAATAATACATCTTACTTTGCATCTGATTCAAGCTCATACAGCATAACGACAGTAATGGAGGAATGCAAAAGTAAATGTCTAAGTAGCTGTTCATGCAAAGCAGCTCTGTTTTATAATGATCGATATCAATGGGGTAGAGGCAATTGCTTTTTGCTGAACGAAGTTTTTTCTATTATTAACAATGAGAATTATATCGGATCACCATATAATACAACTCTTCTCATTAAGGTGCAAAATGCCAACACGTCAAGGCGTAAAACAATTATACTGGCAGCAACATCTGGGGCTTTCTTTGGTATGGTATGTTTAATCGGCTCTTGCCTGGTCCTTTTGAGGAGGATATTGAAGGAAGCAGATGAAATTGAGGGGGATTTTCTGAACCAGGTACCAGGAATGCCTATAAGATATTCTTATGAGAACTTGAAAGCAATGACAGAAGATTTCAAGAAAAGGCTTGGGGAAGGAGGATTCGGTTCTGTTTATGAAGGGGCACTATACAATGGTACGAGGATAGCAGTCAAGTGTCTTGATGGTTTGGCTCAACTGAAGGACTCGTTTTTAGCGGAAGTGCAGATAATTGGTAGCATCCACCATGTTAACTTGATAAAACTTACTGGTTTTTGTTTTGAGAATTCTCACTGCCTTTTGGTTTACGAACATATGGCTAATGGTTCTTTGGATAGATGGATTTTTGGTGAAATGCGAAGCTATTCTCTTGCATGGAGGACTAGGAGAAAAATCATCTCAGACATTGCCAAGGGATTAGCTTATCTCCACGAAGATTGCAGTCAGAGAATAATTCATTTTGACATCAAACCCCAAAACATCCTTTTGGATGAAAATTTCAATGCAAAAGTTGCTGATTTTGGGTTGTCAAAGCTGATTGACAAGGACCAAAGCAGAGTTGTTACAAGGATGAGAGGAACACCAGGTTATTTGGCTCCTGAATGGTTGAGCTCCACTGTCACAGAAAAAGTGGACGTCTATAGCTTTGGCATTGTGATGTTGGAAATCCTTTGTGGGCGAAAGAACTTTGATTCCTCGAAGATTGAGGAAGACAGGCATTTGCTCAGTATTTTCAAGAGAAAAGCTGAAGAAGAAAGACTTGAGGACATGGTTGACAGGAAAAGTGGTGATATGCTGATCCACGTTGAGGAAGCTGTGGAGATGATGAGGATTGCCGCACGGTGTCTGCAGGGAAATTTCAACAACAGGCCTTCCATGTCTTTAGTAGTCAAGGCACTGGAAGGTTTGGTAGTAGTAGCTGAAACCAATCTGGACTGTGACTTCACGAATTCATCCACAGTTAGGACAGAGGCAGCTGGTGATCAAGGACAGGTAGTTGTTTATGTTGGTAGTCCAATATTGCCATCAACTTTATCCGGGCCGAGGTAG
- the LOC113728851 gene encoding uncharacterized protein isoform X1, with amino-acid sequence MYQSRRNAVPVLLVLMVTMAGFLVLETRGSPCVSTFFSALVQLIPCRAAVAPFSPYQPNEACCVALKALGQPCLCVLINGPPISGVDRSLAMQLPEKCAANFEVRFQSESSG; translated from the exons atgtATCAATCTCGAAGAAATGCAGTCCCAGTTCTGCTGGTGCTAATGGTCACCATGGCAGGTTTCCTGGTGCTGGAAACCAGGGGGAGTCCTTGTGTAAGCACTTTCTTCTCTGCCCTTGTTCAGCTGATTCCATGTAGGGCAGCAGTTGCTCCATTCAGTCCCTACCAACCAAACGAGGCTTGCTGTGTTGCCCTCAAAGCTCTAGGACAGCCCTGTTTATGTGTACTTATCAATGGTCCTCCGATTTCAGGAGTCGATCGCAGCCTGGCCATGCAGCTTCCTGAAAAATGCGCTGCCAACTTTGAA GTGAGATTTCAAAGTGAGAGTTCTGGCTAG
- the LOC113732215 gene encoding pathogenesis-related thaumatin-like protein 3.5: protein MALWRLCFVLLFSYLGADAKLFTFRNDCEVTIWPGILANAGKPQLANGGFRLLPHSAATIFAPTGWAGRFWARSQCTFDETGNGKCATGDCGGALRCNGAGGVPPATLAEFSLDNPKDFYDISLVDGFNIPISIVPSLTNCSGAECTADLNRQCRPELQVTSDGKVVACKSACLAFGKPEFCCAGSYSNPNTCKPSVYSKEFKAACPTAYSYAFDDPTSTFTCQGADYSIIFC, encoded by the exons ATGGCTTTATGGCGCCTCTGCTTTGTCCTACTCTTCTCCTATTTAG GAGCTGATGCAAAATTATTCACTTTCAGAAATGATTGTGAGGTCACAATATGGCCAGGGATCTTAGCAAATGCAGGAAAACCCCAGCTAGCCAACGGTGGTTTCCGTCTACTACCACATTCTGCTGCAACCATCTTTGCACCAACTGGATGGGCCGGCCGCTTCTGGGCACGCAGCCAATGCACCTTTGACGAAACCGGCAACGGAAAGTGCGCCACCGGTGACTGCGGCGGAGCCTTACGATGTAATGGCGCGGGTGGTGTGCCACCAGCAACGCTTGCTGAGTTCAGCCTTGATAACCCCAAGGATTTCTATGACATTAGCCTTGTGGATGGATTCAACATCCCGATCTCTATAGTCCCTTCTCTGACAAATTGTTCCGGGGCAGAATGTACTGCAGACTTGAACAGGCAATGTCGACCAGAACTGCAAGTTACATCAGATGGGAAGGTGGTTGCATGCAAAAGTGCATGCCTTGCTTTTGGTAAACCTGAATTCTGTTGTGCAGGAAGCTACAGTAACCCAAATACGTGCAAGCCTTCAGTGTATTCTAAAGAGTTCAAAGCTGCCTGCCCAACAGCTTATTCCTATGCTTTTGATGATCCAACCAGTACTTTTACCTGCCAAGGAGCTGATTACTCTATAATTTTCTGCTGA